From the genome of Nasonia vitripennis strain AsymCx chromosome 1, Nvit_psr_1.1, whole genome shotgun sequence, one region includes:
- the LOC103315826 gene encoding serine-rich adhesin for platelets gives MYGRESSSDPPSSSTGINAGRSGANAPWSVRAEFTIRRGDEDDENVIPIETSSRSATIAPTTESTGVRMTYSFTPSHTPPYCTSPPSTMAPPATYGFQRGNLVFTSTPPTRSLLPVRSNTIPRTAYTHHTVQQQQRQQFLYPRVMTNYSDSGYTSEQVSSQSHTSLPSSDKRCKSTCSIVLSSASRITNLKPYQPPPQPQTQVAYPRPWSTYYQRNQAQQQPQARPCCRFSTVPEVCEDCAEAASGIRPFATHFCTRLADRGTATLGQIGKVASMTVSKDAASQTTDIEAQNSPVAQRRKVRRKPTGAGALVGSSGRDELKNNNFGRLSRTPASTKSPTPPASSEPVISDSSSNTTANTRDDNSEKRKRTVHIDVYCTGTDDDPNDGTSSSSSSNSSSEDDENDNVTETTVFEGTNVHITHTQAKSNVLPRGFQDEKAFLKRATERKCESFKYAPMRMPSLTSSKGYDSDDVLSSLYPSQFSSYSRLRDFESSVPWSAASSRSGITMDEYDSASATSWKDTVSDIESLINSKASITPCDSFEYADSVDRERIRRLEATLTKKFSGGTKVIKGKNWRSPQIERKHLLQGKMMKDYMEKHPPVGWSSDSSLGGGSSSESNDEEEAVGWSFVSSEENTSIVKGKLTLPAVSGGTTLVEQTTTMTTTSQITSAVTTDQETSQAELIREVKTTIFRDRIGPFGSTSPSETPSKLQSRVTSPFTTPQGEKTDHILKASIFGRVVSTFRKPGHHVGPAKNPACSCEHCRRYFEDAARGRSRSLDTVERRNESRAPSVTK, from the exons ATGTACGGccgagagagcagcagcgaccCTCCCTCCTCCTCCACTGGCATCAATGCTGGCAGATCAGGCGCCAACGCACCCTGGTCCGTCCGCGCCGAGTTCACGATACGTCGTGGTGACGAGGACGACGAAAACGTCATACCTATCGAGACGAGCAGCCGTAGCGCGACTATCGCCCCCACGACCGAGTCCACCGGCGTCAGGATGACCTATAGCTTCACGCCCAGCCACACGCCACCCTACTGCACCAGTCCTCCCTCGACTATGGCGCCACCTGCTACCTACGGTTTTCAAAGAGGCAACCTGGTTTTCACCTCTACACCGCCTACCAGGTCGCTCCTACCTGTCAGGTCGAACACCATACCTAGAACCGCCTACACGCATCACACCGTTCAACAGCAACAGCGACAGCAGTTTCTCTACCCCAGAGTAATGACAAACTATTCCGATTCGGGCTACACCAGCGAGCAGGTGTCGTCTCAGTCACACACGAGCCTGCCGTCCAGTGACAAACGCTGCAAGAGCACCTGCAGTATCGTCCTGTCTAGCGCGAGCAGAATCACCAACCTGAAACCATACCAACCACCACCACAACCACAGACACAAGTGGCCTATCCTAGGCCCTGGTCTACTTACTACCAGCGTAACCAGGCACAGCAGCAACCTCAAGCGAGACCATGCTGCAGGTTCAGTACGGTTCCAGAGGTTTGCGAGGACTGCGCGGAGGCCGCTAGTGGTATCAGGCCGTTCGCTACGCACTTCTGCACAAGGTTGGCGGACAGGGGGACGGCGACGTTAGGGCAAATCGGCAAAGTGGCCAGTATGACAGTGAGCAAGGACGCGGCATCGCAGACGACTGACATCGAGGCTCAGAATTCGCCGGTGGCGCAGCGCAGGAAGGTTCGCAGGAAACCCACAGGCGCCGGGGCTCTCGTCGGTTCTTCTGGAAGGGACGAGCTAAAGAATAACAAT TTTGGTCGGCTCTCGAGAACGCCAGCCAGCACGAAGAGCCCTACGCCCCCGGCGTCATCGGAGCCCGTGATATCCGACTCATCCAGTAACACGACCGCAAACACGAGGGACGACAATAGCGAAAAACGAAAGCGCACCGTGCACATCGACGTTTACTGCACGGGCACCGACGACGACCCCAACGACGGTACCTCGTCATCCTCCAGTAGTAATAGTAGCAGTGAGGACGACGAGAACGACAACGTGACAGAGACAACGGTCTTCGAGGGCACGAACGTGCACATCACCCACACCCAGGCGAAGAGCAATGTCCTGCCCAGAGGATTCCAGGACGAAAAGGCTTTTCTGAAACGCGCCACCGAGAGGAAGTGCGAGAGTTTTAAGTACGCACCTATGAGGATGCCGTCGCTTACCAGTTCCAAAGGATATGACAGCGACGATGTCCTCAGCTCGCTCTATCCATCGCAGTTCAGTTCTTACAGTAGGTTAAGGGACTTTGAGTCGTCCGTTCCCTGGTCCGCAGCGTCGTCCAGGTCTGGTATCACGATGGACGAGTACGACTCCGCCTCGGCGACATCCTGGAAGGACACAGTATCCGACATAGAGTCCCTGATCAACAGTAAAGCCAGTATTACGCCCTGTGACAGTTTCGAGTACGCTGACTCTGTAGATAGAGAGAGGATTCGAAGATTGGAAGCGACATTGACCAAGAAGTTCAGCGGAGGAACGAAGGTGATCAAGGGAAAGAACTGGCGCTCGCCGCAGATCGAACGAAAGCATTTACTGCAAGGGAAGATGATGAAGGACTACATGGAGAAACATCCACCGGTAGGCTGGTCCTCCGACAGCAGTCTCGGAGGCGGATCTTCCTCGGAATCCAAcgacgaagaagaagctgTTGGCTGGAGCTTTGTATCCAGCGAGGAGAACACGAGCATAGTCAAGGGCAAGCTGACCTTGCCGGCAGTCAGCGGTGGCACTACTCTCGTTGAGCAGACGACAACGATGACAACAACGAGTCAGATTACCTCTGCAGTGACGACAGACCAGGAGACCAGCCAAGCTGAACTGATCAGGGAAGTGAAGACGACTATATTCAGGGACAGGATAGGCCCGTTTGGCTCGACCAGTCCTTCTGAAACGCCGTCGAAACTCCAATCGAGGGTTACCTCACCATTCACCACACCTCAGGGCGAGAAAACGGATCACATACTCAAGGCTTCAATTTTCGGAAGGGTCGTCAGTACTTTTAGGAAACCTGGTCACCATGTAGGGCCAGCCAAGAATCCCGCCTGCTCCTGTGAGCATTGCAGGAGGTACTTTGAGGACGCTGCTAGAgggcgctcgcgctcgctcgacaCCGTCGAGCGAAGAAACGAATCTAGAGCGCCCAGCGTAACGAAATAA